Proteins encoded in a region of the Trypanosoma brucei brucei TREU927 chromosome 5, complete sequence genome:
- a CDS encoding receptor-type adenylate cyclase GRESAG 4, putative: MNDRTSLLGNKWRKRGGEKSVHVKGSANGVGVGLRCEGKDNSRVPRLWVPLFMFSLLMLLPMPLRASVHSGDNVTVTVLCLMRGLRAPSPIGDAIISGFNSSLAARNWTAARNVHVVPVSWGSYGNQSIDALDKKLSNKSELLVLLGPLSDRDVLAVTPLLEKHNVIAFAPVTGSSGLRKWTPHLYFLGADPVAELIALIYYALSQLRPLRLGLMHLHNTSYGEVQYELTMRLMSRMGRDLCGVFALESSDYGSASGEVFNAMWSRFASLHPQGVLVLGPPNTDTFKFLLAVPSDERTKDMYILAPSALQPAISIIAEELRRSGKVAFASGQVIITGTNPLATDVKHHAVRRFQKEMRSYLKAQKNESSPGGEDHFLKHATTGKLAVLGWVAGEALLQALSNREWLTSREEFKKSLYNQRRYVIDDLVIGDYGGECTGSAAAQGATCRCNQGGHVIYMNRLEENGNLSPLADGLITRDVSGCYSDSGGLHAPLIGLFILTLDDPIALRAATIMRNAASVSVSRGHHEQSNRVFMHTLPALSDGLTGSLQQELNTRTVTAVFGVVHPTIMRTPGLAFIDPVPLTPQLNRRMKNVIHLSPTLEQQLFVLAAYISSSSGSGVRAVIRGEDSNAIGDVLTRTLATFGVTPHSLVTARVNETIEGALPVYGNVFIIGLTASDVGSVVAHMERNPDVHVLVPFFDVVLLYDEVLKAFNGSSSANRLLIATNLPHWAEVHSSSEIVQGFHAALPDPAQWTPLALVGFAAARVVRTIIPRIEKVSGETVINLFYNNIGVSAGDMYYGPFNHGECVNDDVDGLGDGGCAVNYGATRISVWSMARVLNASVPALALPVTPSMQYHDPNAAGSTGSTLIGIVVGSLFTVFLFVAIVVCQLYFAQRSARDNGNAPKELSDPVTLVFTDIESSTAQWSAYPELMPDAVDLHHRLIRSLIVRYNCYEVKTVGDSFMIACKDPFAAVQLAHDLQRTFLHHNWGTTAFDELYRDMERRRAEEEEGYTPPSAHLDPNVYDQLWSGLRVRVGIHTGLCEIRNDEVTKGYDYYGHTSNMAARTEGVADGGQVLMTRATYMSLSAEEREQIDVTALAPVELRGVNAPVEIWQLNAVPGRIFAALDIDKDTCVFGDSSEGSISSGERGLSGNAITRSAQTIVDSLNALLGTFTAAQRRKALMPFCERWRVALPPEAGFVWSDDYCRQVIHIVAAKVGKVIDHTVVSQSTGRSTSIATGQLSDTDGFTVTL; the protein is encoded by the coding sequence ATGAACGACAGGACGAGTTTACTCGGGAAcaaatggagaaaaagaggaggagaaaagtcCGTCCACGTTAAAGGGAGCGCCaatggtgttggtgttggccTTCGCTGTGAAGGGAAGGATAACTCAAGAGTCCCAAGGTTGTGGGTGCCATTGTTTATGTTTTCGCTGTTGATGTTGCTTCCGATGCCACTGCGGGCTTCCGTGCATTCGGGAGATAACGTTACAGTGACTGTGCTGTGCCTTATGCGTGGCCTCCGTGCTCCCTCACCAATTGGTGATGCCATCATTTCTGGTTTCAACAGCTCGCTCGCTGCACGTAATTGGACCGCAGCGCGAAATGTGCACGTTGTTCCTGTAAGCTGGGGATCTTATGGTAATCAAAGCATTGATGCGCTTGACAAGAAACTTTCAAACAAATCGGAATTGCTGGTGCTGCTCGGGCCGTTGAGTGACCGTGATGTCTTAGCCGTGACACCTCTACTCGAAAAGCACAATGTAATTGCCTTCGCCCCAGTTACTGGGTCAAGCGGGCTCCGCAAGTGGACACCGCATTTGTACTTCCTTGGAGCCGATCCTGTTGCCGAACTCATCGCCCTCATTTACTACGCACTGAGTCAACTACGACCACTTCGATTGGGTTTAATGCATTTGCACAATACCTCTTATGGTGAGGTACAGTATGAACTCACGATGAGGCTGATGTCAAGAATGGGGCGTGATCTCTGCGGAGTTTTTGCGCTAGAAAGTTCCGATTATGGTTCGGCTAGCGGTGAAGTCTTCAATGCGATGTGGAGTCGATTCGCTTCCTTGCATCCGCAGGGTGTGCTTGTATTAGGGCCTCCCAACACAGATACGTTCAAGTTTCTTTTGGCGGTGCCTTCGGACGAACGCACAAAAGACATGTACATCCTGGCCCCATCTGCGCTGCAGCCAGCTATTAGCATCATAGCTGAAGAACTCCGTCGAAGTGGAAAGGTCGCCTTTGCGTCAGGTCAAGTTATTATCACGGGAACAAACCCGCTCGCAACCGACGTCAAACACCATGCCGTACGACGGTTTCAGAAGGAAATGAGGTCATATCTAAAGGCGCAAAAGAACGAAAGTAGCCCCGGTGGTGAAGACCATTTTCTCAAGCATGCCACCACTGGGAAGCTGGCGGTGCTTGGATGGGTTGCCGGTGAGGCACTGCTGCAAGCGCTAAGCAATCGCGAGTGGCTAACGAGCAGGgaagaatttaaaaaatcgcTGTACAATCAGCGCCGGTACGTGATTGATGACCTCGTCATTGGTGACTACGGTGGCGAATGCACAGGCTCCGCAGCTGCTCAGGGCGCTACATGCCGTTGTAACCAGGGTGGGCATGTGATTTACATGAACAGGTTGGAAGAGAACGGTAACCTTTCGCCCTTGGCGGATGGGCTAATCACGCGCGACGTATCAGGGTGCTACAGTGATTCCGGTGGGTTGCACGCTCCGCTAATCGGTCTTTTCATCCTAACATTAGATGACCCCATTGCATTAAGGGCGGCGACAATTATGCGCAATGCGGCATCGGTCAGCGTTAGTAGGGGGCATCATGAGCAGTCGAATAGGGTATTTATGCATACGCTTCCCGCACTTTCAGATGGGCTGACTGGTAGCTTGCAGCAAGAGTTGAATACCAGGACAGTTACAGCCGTATTTGGCGTAGTGCATCCTACAATAATGCGGACGCCGGGTTTGGCGTTCATTGATCCCGTGCCCCTCACCCCACAGCTAAATCGCCGTATGAAGAATGTGATCCATTTGTCGCCTACACTTGAGCAACAACTGTTCGTGTTGGCGGCATACATTtcgagcagcagcggcagcggcgtGCGGGCCGTCATTCGGGGGGAGGACTCTAATGCAATCGGGGACGTACTGACAAGGACGCTCGCGACATTTGGTGTGACGCCGCATTCTCTGGTGACAGCACGAGTCAATGAAACAATAGAAGGTGCACTTCCTGTTTACGGCAATGTGTTCATAATTGGTCTCACTGCCAGCGATGTTGGTTCAGTAGTGGCACACATGGAACGCAACCCGGACGTACATGTGCTGGTTCCGTTCTTCGATGTTGTGCTTCTATACGATGAGGTTTTGAAAGCTTTCAACGGTAGCTCAAGCGCCAACCGACTGCTAATTGCAACAAACCTGCCGCACTGGGCAGAGGTCCACAGCTCATCCGAAATTGTACAGGGCTTTCACGCCGCGCTTCCAGACCCAGCGCAGTGGACGCCATTGGCATTGGTGGGTTTCGCCGCCGCACGAGTAGTTCGGACTATCATTCCGCGTATAGAAAAGGTGAGCGGGGAGACGGTGATTAATCTTTTCTATAACAACATCGGTGTGAGTGCCGGCGATATGTACTATGGCCCTTTCAACCATGGTGAGTGTGTTAACGACGATGTCGATGGTCTTGGCGATGGTGGATGTGCTGTGAACTATGGAGCAACCCGCATCTCCGTGTGGTCGATGGCACGTGTGTTGAATGCCTCTGTACCCGCTCTCGCTCTACCCGTCACGCCGTCGATGCAATATCATGACCCGAACGCGGCTGGATCTACAGGCTCAACGCTCATAGGCATCGTCGTTGGTTCTCTCTTCACtgtgtttctgtttgtgGCGATAGTTGTTTGTCAATTGTACTTCGCACAGCGTAGTGCCCGTGACAACGGGAATGCGCCGAAGGAACTGTCAGATCCTGTGACGCTTGTTTTCACAGACATTGAAAGCAGCACTGCGCAGTGGTCGGCATACCCCGAGTTGATGCCCGATGCTGTTGACCTGCACCACCGTTTGATTCGGTCACTTATTGTGCGATACAACTGTTATGAGGTAAAGACGGTTGGAGACTCCTTCATGATTGCTTGCAAGGACCCCTTCGCTGCCGTACAGCTTGCACATGATCTGCAACGGACATTCTTGCACCACAACTGGGGAACGACCGCGTTCGATGAGCTCTACCGAGATATGGAGCGGCGGcgagctgaagaagaagaggggtaTACTCCGCCGTCCGCACATCTGGATCCTAACGTGTACGACCAGCTGTGGAGTGGcctgcgtgtgcgtgttggGATTCACACCGGGTTATGCGAAATTCGGAATGATGAGGTTACTAAAGGATATGACTACTACGGGCACACATCAAACATGGCAGCGCGGACGGAAGGTGTGGCAGATGGTGGGCAGGTGTTAATGACACGTGCGACATACATGTCACTTTCAgctgaggagcgtgagcaaattgATGTCACCGCACTTGCTCCCGTTGAACTTCGCGGTGTGAACGCACCTGTGGAAATATGGCAACTGAATGCTGTGCCGGGAAGGATCTTTGCAGCGCTGGATATCGATAAGGACACTTGTGTCTTCGGGGATAGCTCTGAAGGCTCTATTTCCAGCGGCGAACGCGGTCTCTCAGGCAATGCAATAACGCGTTCAGCCCAAACTATTGTCGACTCCCTCAATGCCCTACTGGGCACGTTTACAGCCGCACAACGACGGAAAGCACTGATGCCCTTTTGCGAACGGTGGCGTGTTGCGTTGCCACCCGAGGCAGGATTCGTATGGAGCGATGACTACTGTAGGCAAGTCATACATATTGTTGCTGCGAAGGTTGGAAAGGTCATAGATCACACCGTGGTCTCTCAATCCACGGGACGCAGCACAAGTATCGCCACTGGGCAGTTGAGCGATACTGATGGCTTTACGGTAACGTTATGA
- a CDS encoding NADH-cytochrome b5 reductase, putative (similar to SP:P36060: NADH-cytochrome b5 reductase precursor (EC 1.6.2.2) (P34/P32). {Saccharomyces cerevisiae} (PMID:8001120)), whose amino-acid sequence MVRLALSFAASLTAGVFYAARPSNGIAVDCATKQPSSFSPDKFSAFKLISAQYESPDTRRLCFGLETAETPFHMPPGACIIARIKDNSGSEITYPFVPITPNNTKGRFEILVKKRLKDKMSGELFQLRPGEELHVKGPFVKILYKPNMWKSVGMLASGTGIAPMYRMLREILDNPKDNTHVSLVYANEKRGDILLANELSNLQATFNNFNMYLALQEVPHRWLGGIGEINEEMIRAFMPKPGERYTKILVAGPPELIKEIAGEKIFNEGMAPEQGPLKGLLKDMGYAESQVFKY is encoded by the coding sequence atggtGCGACTCGCCTTATCTTTCGCTGCATCCCTCACTGCAGGTGTCTTTTATGCCGCACGTCCCTCTAATGGAATAGCAGTGGATTGCGCAACGAAGCAGCCATCAAGTTTCAGTCCGGATAAATTCTCCGCTTTTAAACTCATATCAGCGCAATATGAATCACCTGACACGCGCCGTCTTTGCTTTGGATTGGAAACAGCAGAAACGCCTTTTCATATGCCACCTGGCGCGTGCATCATTGCGCGAATTAAGGATAATAGTGGAAGTGAAATAACGTACCCTTTTGTACCCATTACACCAAATAACACAAAGGGACGCTTCGAAATTTTGGTCAAGAAGAGGCTGAAGGATAAGATGAGTGGCGAACTCTTTCAACTACGGCCCGGGGAGGAGTTACATGTGAAGGGTCCATTTGTGAAAATTCTTTACAAACCAAACATGTGGAAAAGTGTAGGCATGCTGGCAAGCGGCACAGGTATAGCACCCATGTATAGAATGTTACGAGAGATTTTAGATAACCCAAAAGATAACACACACGTGTCTCTCGTGTATGCTAATGAAAAGCGGGGTGACATTCTTTTGGCGAATGAACTATCGAACCTGCAGGCGACGTTCAACAACTTCAACATGTATCTTGCATTACAAGAGGTACCACATCGTTGGTTGGGCGGTATCGGGGAAATTAATGAAGAAATGATTCGTGCCTTTATGCCGAAACCTGGGGAGCGTTACACGAAAATCCTCGTGGCGGGACCTCCAGAACTAATAAAGGAAATAGCTGGTGAAAAGATTTTCAATGAGGGAATGGCTCCCGAGCAGGGACCACTGAAAGGGCTTTTAAAGGACATGGGCTACGCGGAGTCGCAGGTGTTTAAatactga